The Bdellovibrio bacteriovorus W nucleotide sequence CTGTACGGATATTCCTCTTGATGTGAGTGCCGAGGCCATTCACTTGAAACCGATGATGGAACAAGAACTGCGTGGCTTGCTCGCAGAGTTGAATTTCAAATCGTTTGAGAAAAGTATCTTTGGTTCAGCTTCGGATCTAAATGAAGTGCCCGCGAAGACCTCTTCGCCATCGCAGAGTTCTTCGCAAGAAAGCTCTTCTCAAGAAATTACTCCCGTCATTAACATCTTAAAAGAAAATCGTGTTTTCCAAGAAAAGACGATGCTCACTCGAGAACTTGCTGAAGTTCTAGAAGAGAATCAATCTCTCTGGGGTGTTTTGCATAATGATCTTTGTTTTTTAGCGACCGAAAAAGACGTTATTCAGGTCTCTGATTATGAATATCTCGGCAAGCTTTCGGACACTTTTAAAGTACGCTGGAGTGGTTTTGATCTTAAGAATTTTTGGCATAAGATTGGCGCGAAAAGCCCGCTACCGCAGTGGGACTCTCAACTGGCGTCTTATGTTTTAAAGGCTGGCGATACGTCGGATTTTAATAAAGTCTATGCGAAGGCCATGCTGGAAGAGATCTCTGCTGAAATCACTCCGTCAGATCTTATCAATGCCCACATTAACTTCGCGGCCAATATGCAGGCCCAGTTAAAAGCTGTGGATAATGAAAAAGTTTATCAAGAGCTGGAGCTGCCTTTGGCGCCGGTTCTGCTTTCTATGGAAAAGCTGGGTGTGAAAATTGATAAGCCACTTTTAGAAAACTTCAGCGAAGAGCTAGCTCGTGAAATCGCTGAGCTTGAAAAGGCTATCCATAAAGAATCGGGTGAAGAGTTTAATATCGGAAGCCCTAAGCAATTAGGTGTGATTCTTTTTGAAAAATTGGGTTTGCCAGCAGGTAAAAAAACTAAAACGGGATACTCTACCGGAGAAGAAGTATTACTGACTCTCGATCATTCCATCGCAAAGCTAGTTCTGAGCTGGCGTGAGCTGTCTAAATTGAAATCTACCTATGTGGATTCATTGCCGGCATTGACGGATAAAGACGATCGCATCCATACAAGCTTTAATCAGGCGATGACGACCACAGGTAGGCTATCGAGTACGCATCCTAACTTACAAAACATTCCTATTAAAACGCCACGTGGAAAGATGGTGCGTAGAGCATTTATTGCAGCTCCGAATATGAAGCTTCTTTCTGTGGATTACTCTCAGATTGAGCTTAGAATTCTTGCGCATATTTCTGAGGATCCAAATCTTATCAAGGCGTTCCAAGAGGATCTAGATATTCACGCGGCTACTGCTGCAGAGATCTACAACGTGTCTTTAAAAGATGTGACAGAAGATCTTCGTCGCTCAGCTAAAGCCGTGAACTTTGGAATCGCCTACGGTCAGGGAGCTTTTGGACTTGCAGAGAATCTAGGGATTTCTCGTGGAGAGGCCAAAGATATTATTGATCGCTACTTTGCAAGATTCAAAAATGTTCGCGATTATATCGAAGGCACCGTAAAGGTGGCACATGAACAAGGATACGTCGAAACACTTTTTGGTCGTCGTCGTTATATCGAAGAGCTAAAATCAAAAAACATGATGCTCAAAAAATTTGGAGAAAGAGCTGCCATCAATGCTCCCATCCAAGGAACGGCCAGTGATCTAGTTAAGAAGGCGATGATCGAAGTTCACGAAAAAGTTCCGACAAGAATGTTACTACAAGTACATGACGAATTGGTTTTTGAAGATCGCGAAGAAAATCTACAAAGATTTGTTCCCGAGCTTGTAAGAATCATGGAGTCCGTAGCCACATTGAAAGTCCCACTGAAAGTGAACTACTCCATCGGCAACAACTGGGACGAAGCCCACTAAAATACTATGAAATAAGGGACTTGCGATGGAAACTGAGCAACTCCCTGCCAACTTAGAGGATGTTATAAAAGTTCATTGGCGGTTGCTTTCTAAATTTTGTACTTAAGTTATATCGAAATTAGAAGTTTCGTTGTGAAAGGGAAATTTAAAAGCCTCGCAAGGAGTGAGGCAGAGGGAAAGTCTTCCAGAAAAGGCCTCTGCCAAGCAGGATGCGCTCCGCCGTAGCCAAGCGAAGGCGGATGGCAGCGAAGCAGGAAGCTGTGCCTACGGAGGAAGAGTTTCCCTCTGTCTCAATCCCTAGCACGGTTGTGGAGTTACTCTGTCTCCCAACCGACAACTCTGCCGCCTTCAAAATAGACGTAGCGGGTTTCGTTGCGATAGCCTTGTGAAGTTGAGACTTGTCTTTGGTATTTCCAGCGTTCGTTTCTATAGATAGGATTTCCTGAAGACTCGATGCTAAGAGGGTCACCCCAAGAGCGGCGAACGTAGTCCTGTGGCATGCCGACGGCGACATCTTGGCTTTCGATCAACTCTTTCATTTCTTGTTGAGGCACTTGAGTTCGTGCCCAGATATTGCTTTTATTAATCCACTGTTGGCGGCCTTCAAGGCTTGGGATAGATAAGAAGCTGATCTTTTCTTGATCGTCGCGAAGCCAAGGTAAGACTTTAGAGTATTGTTCACGCTCTTTGTTTGAAATTAAAGTGCGCTCAAGCTCTTTTAGTTTTTGGCGATTGCGAATTTCTACCAGATCGTTGGGAGACAAGGTCGCAGGATCTTTACCAAGTTCATAGGCAACCTGCTTTGTCTTAGAATCGTAAGAAGATGCCGACGAGTAACGGGTAGTGGTGTCCTGATAACTTTGACCGTAACCACTTTGTGTAGATCGCTGCATACTTGTGCAGGCAATAAAAGAAGTCGATAGCAAAGCTGCCAATAAAGCTCGAATCATAATAAGAATCTCCCTCTTAGATACTAGCCGAAGAACTCTGTTTTATAAATTGTTCTTGCGACGTCTTCGGTTCTTTTCTTACAATCGTCTTGGGGGTAACGCTTTGACTGATCCAAATACTACGACCAAAGTAGAGTCTGCTACAGATGAAGAAGGGTTTGAAGAATCCGAAGATCTGTTGTCTCTGGAGTCGTTGGATTCAATCATCTCTGAAGAAGACCCAGAATTTTCAGCTTCCCTTCTGGCAATCGGACCTCCGGAAGAGCTCAGCGCTTCTATTTATGATGAGGGCTTAGCTTTTGAGTACACCCTTGATGAAGAGGTCCGTCGTTGGAGTGAGGGGTCAGAACTTCGTAAAAAAGTTTATGCCCGAGCACCTTTTGTTCCGGCTTTCATCTATGGATACAATGTTCGTCGTTCGGCTTTTCGCTTAGCTCTTGAGAAAGAGAAAATTCGCACCATTGATTTCTTTAGGAATATTGTTCCCAATACCAAGTCAGGTATTCAGAGACTAAGCCTTGCTATCAAAGGCTCTCTGAATAGTTTTAAAAAGACATTTGCAGGCTTCTCAAAATTAAAGAAAGTGTCTTTTGTAGTTTTGCTAATGGCAACAGTGCCTCTTTTAGTGGTCGCCTTTTTAGGAATCAAGGGAAGGCTGGTCGCTCCTCCGGAAGATTTATTTATTGGCAGTCTTGCAGAAATTAGTGATCAAAATATTTTAGCAACTGAAGTTGGAACCATGGAGTCCTTTTATGACTCTCCTCGAATTTCTCAGAATATTCTTCTTCTGCGAAGAATGGTGGTGAATCTTCAGCGCTCTGAAAACTCAGGTCCCAATCCGATGGGGGCTTTTGAGTTTTACATAGAGGGTACGGGCAATGACGTTTTAGTTGAAATCAAAGATCGCGAAGCTGAAGTTGAAGATCTTTTTGCAAGAACTGCGGAAGAGCTTAATTACGATCAGATAGAAAGTGCCGAAGGAAAACGACTTCTTTGTGACCGTCTTCGTAAAGAAGTGAATCGTATTCTGACTCAAGGAATGATTCGTAAGGTCTTTTTAAAAACGGCCATCATAAAGCCCTAATGCACTCGCATCAGGGCCCTGGTTTAAATCACGGTTTGAAATTTTGGACGTCAATTTGGTAATACTTCAGGCGATCATGTAGGGTGCTCTTGGGCATCCCTAAATCTTTGGCTGTTCGGCGCTGATTTCCTTGATTTGCACTGAGGCGTTTAATAATCATTTGGCGCTCAATTTCTTTAATAACAGAACCATCAATTCTCGCTCTATCGCGGTCATTAGCAGGCAGAAGAGTTTTATCTAAGAGTTTCTCAACATGCTCTTCAAGGATGTGTACTTGCGGATAGATTGCAGACACGCGACTGACTAAGTTCTTTAGCTCACGAATATTGCCAGGCCATGAATGCTTTTTAAGTCTTTCGATAGCATTAAATGAAAAACGAACTCGCATCTGCTTCGCAAAAGAATAAAGAAGGTCATCAAAGTCCTCCATACGAAATTGCAAAGCCGGTGGAGTCACACTCACGACATTGAGACGGAAATAGAGATCCGATCTGAAAAGCCCTTCTTGAATTTTTTCCGACAAGTTTTGATGAGTCGCTGCGATGATACGAACATCTGTTTTTACGTTGCGGTCCGAACCTACGGGGCGAATTTCATTGTTTTCAAGAGCTCTTAATAGCTTGGCTTGAAGGGCATAGGAAAGATCACCGATCTCATCCAAAAACAAAGTGCCACCGCGAGCCGCTTCAAAAGCTCCTTTGCGATCATTGATGGCACCGGTAAAGCTTCCCTTAACGTGGCCGAAGAGTTCGCTTTCGATCAGGGTTTCACTCAAAGCACTGCAGTTCACACTCACCAAGGGGCCGCGACGGTGAGAGCAGTCATGAATGGACTGGGCGATAACGTCTTTTCCAGTGCCTGAGGGGCCTAAAAGTAAAACCGGAAACTCGGTTTTTGCCACATTGGCTAAAGATTGCAGCTCTTCATTCCAAACTTCATTGCGACTGGTGAGGGGAAATTTTTGCGGCTTTTCCTTCTTTTCTGTATAGACGAGTTCTTGATCTCCGAGTTGGATCAGATCTCCGTGCTGAAGGATGGCCTCCAACACGCGGGCTCCGTTGACAAGGGTTCCAGAAGTGGAGCGAAGGTCGCGAATAACGTAAAAGTCGTCTTTTTTTTCAATACGTGCATGGCGCTCGTTGATATTTTTTGAGTGAAGCTGGAAGGCGCAGGTGGGGTCTGAGCCAATAGTCGTTAGGTCTCCTAGAACAAAGGTTTTGGGGTGGATTTCAAGGGTTTTAATTTGTGGTGATAGCATTCGGCCTCCAATATCTGGAGAAGCGGATATTCAAAACGAGGTCCGGTCCCAAATGCATTTTAAAGGGGGCTCAAGTGCTTCGACTCGCCTTATTATTTATCATAGGACCCTATTCCTAGAATTGAGAAATGGCTATTCCTCTGGTAGCCTAAGCCATGCCAAAAGTTATTGAATTTATCAAAAGTGCTGTTCTTGCCAAAGACTACCCTGAAACTAAAATGATGGAAGTTGCGATTGTCGGTCGCTCCAATGCGGGGAAGTCCTCTTTTATCAACGCCCTTGCAAAAGGAGGGAAGGTTGCCAAGGTCAGCTCGACTCCGGGTAAGACTCGTCTTTTAAATTTCTTCAATATGGGCAACTCCTATGTTTTGGTCGATATGCCGGGATATGGTTTTGCTGCGCGCTCTAATGCTGAGATCACTGAATGGAATCAGATGATTGAAAATTATTTTGCGAGCCGTGAAAATCTAGTGGGCCTTTTATTGGTGATGGATATTCGCCGAGAATGGTCGCGTGAAGAAGAGTTGATGAAGCGCTATTCAGATCAGCACGGATTCCCCATCGCAGTTGCTTTGACGAAAGCGGATAAGCTTTCTCGCAGCCAAGCTCTACAAGCTGTGGCAAAAATTAAAAAAGCGGCGGGACTAGTGGCTGTGTTCCCAGTGTCTGCTCTGAAGAGAACAGGGCAAGATGAAATTGAAAATCATATGTTTGAGAATTGGGTAAAGATATGAAGATTGTGGGTGTGATCCCAGCAAGATATGCATCAACTCGTTTTCCTGGAAAACCTTTGGCGCTCTTGCAAGGTCGCCCCATGATTCAATGGACCATAGAGGGAGCGATGAAGTCCCGACTATGCTCCGAGGTCATCGTTGCTACGGATAGTGATGAAATCGCTTTGGCGGCAAAAGCGGTGGGTGCCAAAGTTGTGATGACAGATAGCGATTTGCCAACCGGGACAGATCGAATTTACGCCGCTGTTAAGAATCTCGAGTGTGATCTCATTGTTAATATTCAAGGAGACGAACCTACCGTCACAGGCGATCTTGTCGATCAATTAGCGCAAGTCTTTCTCGATGAACCTCATTTGGATATGGCAACATTGGCACATCCAATTTCTGAGGAAGATATTCCTTCTTTAAATGCTGTTAAAGTTATTGTGAATCGAAATGATGAGGCTTTGTATTTTAGCCGTTATCCGATTCCGTATTCTCGTCTTAAGTTCTCTGAAAAACCGGGAATTTGTTTAAGACATATAGGCATGTATGCCTATACAAAGAAGTTCTTAAAACTCTTTTGTGAGTCTCAGCCTGCAGACATTGAGATCGCAGAGAGTTTAGAGCAATTGAGAGCTCTTTATTTAGGGGCTTCTATAAAAGTTGTGAGAGTTCAGCAGCCAAGTATCGGTGTGGATACTCCCGAGGATTTGGCGAAGTTAGAAAAAATCTTAAGTCAGGGGATGTAATGGCTCAAAGAAAAGCAACCAAGAAAGTCTCAACGGCAAAATCACGAAAGAAAGCTTTGCAGCAAAAGTTTATCTTTGTCACCGGGGGGGTAGTTTCCTCTATTGGTAAGGGTTTAACGGCAGCAAGTTTGGGAGCTCTCTTAGAAGCTCGCAATCACAAAGTAACGATCATGAAATTTGATCCCTATCTAAACGTGGACCCAGGTATGATGTCGCCGTTTCAGCACGGTGAGGTTTACGTCACTGAAGATGGTGCTGAGACTGACTTAGATTTAGGACACTACGAACGATTCACAGATGCTGTTATGAACAGAGCTAACTCTGTTTCAACAGGACAAATCTACGACACTGTGATCAATCGCGAGCGCCGCGGAGAATATCTTGGCGGCACTGTTCAAGTGATTCCGCATATTACTGAAGAAATTAAATCTCGAATTTATACAGCGGCTCAGGGCAGTGAAGTGGTCATTGTTGAAATCGGTGGAACAGTAGGGGACATCGAAGGGCAGCCTTTCTTAGAGGCTATTCGTCAGATGCGCCTGGATGTGGGACCAGAGAACTCAGTGCTGGTTCACGTCACATACCTCCCTTATATCGCAGCAGCGGGAGAGTTAAAATCAAAGCCGACTCAGCACTCAGTCAAAGAATTGCGAGAAATTGGCTTGCAGGCAGATTTCCTAGTTTGCCGAAGTGAGAAAACAATTGATCAAGGTCTTAAAGGCAAGATTGCACTCTTCTGTTCGGTGAAACCAGCAAACGTTATAGCAGCTGAAGACAGCCGCTATATTTATGAAGTTCCATTGGCTCTTCATAAAGAAAAATTTGATGAGCTTATTGTAAAGCGACTGGGACTTTCTCCGGGGAAGCCGAATTTAAAAGGTTGGCAGGATATCGTTAAAACTCTAAGCAGCCCTTCTAGCAAAGTGCGCATCGGGGTGGTTGGAAAGTATGTTGAGCTGACAGAAAGTTATAAATCTCTGCACGAGGCTTTGACCCATGGTGGAATTGCCAACAAGTCAGCTGTTGAAATTGTCTATGTAGATTCAGAAAAAGTAGATGCAAAATCAGCACACAAGCTTCTCGGTAAAGTGGACGGGATTCTGGTACCTGGAGGTTTTGGCGATCGTGGATCTGAAGGGAAAATTGCAGCTATCAAGTATGCCCGCGAAAAAAGAATTCCTTTTTTAGGAATCTGTTTTGGTATGCAGCTTGCTGCTATTGAGTTTGCTCGCAATGTCTGTGGCATCAAGGATGCGACAAGCCGCGAGTTTGAAGCAAAGGCAAAGAAGAATGCAAACTTCGTCGTTGACGGTGTTGTTGATTCTCGTGAAGTCTTGAATAAGAACTCATTAATGCGCCTAGGGGCATATCCTTGCTCTCTTTTGCCGAATACAAAAGTTCGTCAAATTTACAAGGCAGACTTTATTACTGAAAGACACCGTCATCGTTTTGAAATTAACAATCAGTACAAACCGCTCTTTGAAAAGAATGGTATGATTGCTTCTGGAATTAACAAAGAACGGGATTTGATCGAAGTTTTAGAACTTCCAGATCATCCTTGGTTTATAGGTGTTCAGTTTCACCCTGAGTTTAAATCGAAGCCTTTAGATCCTCACCCTTTGTTTGTTCACTTTGTGAAAGCTAGTTTAAAAAAGAAGTAGGTCTTTATGTCAAAAATTATTGATCAAGCTTTGCGCGTTTTAGATGTTGAGGCACAAGCCATTCTAGGAATGAAAGAAAGAGTCGGAGACGACTTTGAAAAGATCGTAAAGATGATCTGCGCTTGTGATGGAAAACTAGTTATTACAGGCATGGGAAAGTCAGGGCAGATCGCGCGCAAGCTCGCATCGACCTTTTCTTCTACAGGAACTCCAGCGGTTTATCTTCATCCAGCAGAGAGTGCTCACGGTGACTTAGGGATTGTCGAGAATAACGACTTGGTGATTGCTATTTCCTACGGGGGAGAGTCGCCGGAGTTTAGTAGCATTTTGAAGTTCGTGGCTCGAAAGGGGATTCCCTTAGTGGTCATCACGGGGAAGCCTGATTCAACTATCGGAAAGGCGGGACAGCATGTGCTGAACGTTCATGTTTCCGAAGAAGCTTGTCCTTTGGGACTTGCGCCTACTGCCAGCAGCACAGCCACCCTAGCAATGGGCGATGCTATTGCGATGTCGGTGATGGCGGAAAAAGGATTTAGTTCTAATGACTTCGCTGAATTTCATCCAGGTGGAAGTTTAGGCTTTAAGCTTCTCACTCGGGTTCAAGACGTCATGCATATTGGTGAATCAATGCCTACCGTGCGCCTGACTTCGCCTCTTAAAGAGGTGTTCTCAATCATGACCTATAAGGACGTGCGCGGAGCCGCTGGGGTCGTTGATGAAAACGGAGATCTTGTGGGTGTTATTACCGATGGACAAATTCGTCGCCGACTTGAAAAGAGTGAAGATCCTTTAACGGGTTTAGCAAGTGATTTGATGACAACAAACCCGCGAACTATCGATATCAATGAACTGGCAGAGAAAGCACTTTTTGTTATGGAGCAATTTCAGATCAATATGCTCTTTGTTTTGGATAACTCTTCGGCTCAACCAAGAAAGCCGGTGGGGATTCTGCATGTTCAAGATCTGCTAAGAGCGAAAGTTCGTTAAGATCCAATACAAAAAAGAATAAAAAAAAGCCCTGAGTTTTCACTGAGGGCTTTTTTATTTTGATAGTGTCGATTACTTTCTAAAGCTTCGGACGATAGGTCATATATTCATCAATTGCATTGATGATGTGGTAGAGGGAACTGGCTTTAGAAGAGCTTCCTTCCAATGTGTTATCTTCTTTGATTTGATCATACCAAAAACCTTGTTGCGGCGTTTGCAAGAAGCGCATCAAGACTGCGACGGCATTATCAGCATTCTTTTTGTAAAACTCTTTTTCTTCCCCACGAGCCTCCGCACCAAGTTTGACGGCGGCTTTGATGCGCTCACATTGTGGCCAGAAGCGGGAAGAGGTCAGTTTAGGAGTAAAATCACTCCAGAGTTCATCATAGGCGGTGCCGTTGGACGGATTGATTCCATGTTCTTCTGCGAGTGTGTAAAGACGTTGACGGAGTCCACGGCAAGAAACGCCACTGAGTTCTTCATACCATGCCAGTAACCACGCCCACTCAAATTGATGGCCAGGTTCATAAATGAAACGACCCTCGACTTTAATCGAGTTCCAGTTTTCATCAAAGTACTCTCCCAAGACGCCGAGATCTGGATTTATGAATTTGGTTTTAGTCATCATATAGATGTGATCGCAAAGAACTTTCCAAGTTGAATCATCATCTATTGCTAACCATGCAAGGGCACCTTCAAAAAGATGCATATGAGGGTTTGTTTTAAAAGTGATATCGCCATTTTTTTCGATCTCAGTATAACCACCAGTTTTAACTTTTCTCTGAGAATTCAGATAAGTTACCAAGGATAGCGCTGCATCTTTGTATTCTTTTTTTCGATTCACTTTGTAGACTTGAGCAAGTCCAAAAAGAACAAAAGCCTGAGTGTACAGATCGCGAGTGGAGTCATGTACCTTTCCGTCAGCAAGAGCAGAGTGAACAAAGGAGCCATCATCGTTGCGATAGATTTTTAAAAGTAGATCTGCACTTTGCGAAGCTTTTGATTTTGCTAAGTCCTCTGGATAAAAGCCTAGCTCAGCACCTTTAAGGAAGCTGTATATTTGGCGACATTGAACCATGGCGCGACGGGGAACAGCGACTGCTTCTCCTTGAAAGTTCAAGGTTTCTTCAAAACAACCGTGATCTTCATCAAACCCGTTCGTACCCCACATTGGTAGAACGTGCTGTTGCAACCACTGAGAAAAAAATTGGATGTTCTCTTGCCATGTTTTATTCATATCAACCTCGCTGACACATTCTACATTTCAAGGCTATTCAGTCAAATAGCTCTTGCAACCCCAAACCACCCCTTAGTCCTGTATCAATGTTGTACGCTTGCTCAGGGACTCATTAACTTTCACAATGATTTTGTGGCATTAGAAATTTCAAAGTTAAAAAATATCAAGATGTTAGTCCTCGATGTGGACGGCGTGTTAACAGATACCAGAATCTGGTTTGACGGCAATGAGTGGCGTCGATTCTTTTCTATCCGCGATGGTGTAGGTATCAAGCGACTGAGTGAAGCAGGTTATAAACTTGCAGTCATTACTGGTTCGCGATCTCAAGATATTCGCGAAAGAGTGAAATCATTGGGAATTCATTACTTTTACGAAGGGGCTCTTGATAAAGGCCCTTCTTTTTTACAGTTACAAAAGGACTCAGGTTTAACGCCCGCAGAAATGGCTTACATTGGAGATGATATTTTTGACATCCCGATGATTCAAGAGTCTGCGTTTGGCGCGACAGTTCCTGAGGCAGTAGATGAAGTGATTGAAGTTGCAGACTATGTAACTAAGCGTCCTGGAGGAATGGGCGCGGTGAGAGAAGTCTGTGATTATATTTTTAAATATGGTGCGTATTCTTCGAGGTAGGTATTCATGCTGAAGAATGGATTTAAGGCATTTTTTATTATCGTTCTAGCGCTGGTATTACATCGCACGGCATTTGCCGCTGAGGTGATTAACTTGCCGCCTGAAGAGTTGGCAAAAGAGTCAGTTCTGCCGATTTTTGATAACCCAGTCAGTGTTCGCAACCGTAATGTTGTGACAACAGGGCGTTTTGATATCGACGTTTTCTACGGATATGCAATGACAGAACCGATTGCTAACGTGAGTAAGCTGGGCTTGGGAATCTATTATCACTTGAATGAAGATCATGCCTTCGGGGTTTTCTACACGAATAACATGTCAGGCCTTTCTGACTATGCTCGCCAAATTGAGCAAGCTCCTCAGACGCCACTGGATTTATCCAAAGTCCCTCTTCCTAAAAGCTCGATCATGGGTGACTACAATCTAAAAGCTTTTTACGGGAAAATGAGTCTTACAAAATCAATCGTCCTAAATACTGTTCTTTATGGTTCAGGCTCATTGGGCATGATCCAGTACGATCATAAATCCT carries:
- a CDS encoding 3-deoxy-manno-octulosonate cytidylyltransferase (COG1212 CMP-2-keto-3-deoxyoctulosonic acid synthetase), with the protein product MKIVGVIPARYASTRFPGKPLALLQGRPMIQWTIEGAMKSRLCSEVIVATDSDEIALAAKAVGAKVVMTDSDLPTGTDRIYAAVKNLECDLIVNIQGDEPTVTGDLVDQLAQVFLDEPHLDMATLAHPISEEDIPSLNAVKVIVNRNDEALYFSRYPIPYSRLKFSEKPGICLRHIGMYAYTKKFLKLFCESQPADIEIAESLEQLRALYLGASIKVVRVQQPSIGVDTPEDLAKLEKILSQGM
- a CDS encoding polysialic acid capsule expression protein (COG0794 Predicted sugar phosphate isomerase involved in capsule formation), which translates into the protein MSKIIDQALRVLDVEAQAILGMKERVGDDFEKIVKMICACDGKLVITGMGKSGQIARKLASTFSSTGTPAVYLHPAESAHGDLGIVENNDLVIAISYGGESPEFSSILKFVARKGIPLVVITGKPDSTIGKAGQHVLNVHVSEEACPLGLAPTASSTATLAMGDAIAMSVMAEKGFSSNDFAEFHPGGSLGFKLLTRVQDVMHIGESMPTVRLTSPLKEVFSIMTYKDVRGAAGVVDENGDLVGVITDGQIRRRLEKSEDPLTGLASDLMTTNPRTIDINELAEKALFVMEQFQINMLFVLDNSSAQPRKPVGILHVQDLLRAKVR
- a CDS encoding GTP-binding protein (COG0218 Predicted GTPase); translated protein: MPKVIEFIKSAVLAKDYPETKMMEVAIVGRSNAGKSSFINALAKGGKVAKVSSTPGKTRLLNFFNMGNSYVLVDMPGYGFAARSNAEITEWNQMIENYFASRENLVGLLLVMDIRREWSREEELMKRYSDQHGFPIAVALTKADKLSRSQALQAVAKIKKAAGLVAVFPVSALKRTGQDEIENHMFENWVKI
- a CDS encoding DNA polymerase I (COG0258 5'-3' exonuclease (including N-terminal domain of PolI)), yielding MKKIYLIDVSAMFFRAFYAIRTLTSPSGLPVNAIYGFLSMLIKLKKEDNPEYIVFCYDRKEPSFRKEVYDAYKAHRTEMPEDLGVQIPYIKKLAEFMGIPAYEAEGYEADDIIGTLARWGKKENYEVFIVSGDKDFGQIVEDGIWLYDTMKDIRYDSAAVEKKWGVPPHQFIDYLSIVGDASDNVPGVKGVGEKGAVKLLQQFPTLEAIYENIEQVESKSVREKLIASKDNAFLSKKLVTICTDIPLDVSAEAIHLKPMMEQELRGLLAELNFKSFEKSIFGSASDLNEVPAKTSSPSQSSSQESSSQEITPVINILKENRVFQEKTMLTRELAEVLEENQSLWGVLHNDLCFLATEKDVIQVSDYEYLGKLSDTFKVRWSGFDLKNFWHKIGAKSPLPQWDSQLASYVLKAGDTSDFNKVYAKAMLEEISAEITPSDLINAHINFAANMQAQLKAVDNEKVYQELELPLAPVLLSMEKLGVKIDKPLLENFSEELAREIAELEKAIHKESGEEFNIGSPKQLGVILFEKLGLPAGKKTKTGYSTGEEVLLTLDHSIAKLVLSWRELSKLKSTYVDSLPALTDKDDRIHTSFNQAMTTTGRLSSTHPNLQNIPIKTPRGKMVRRAFIAAPNMKLLSVDYSQIELRILAHISEDPNLIKAFQEDLDIHAATAAEIYNVSLKDVTEDLRRSAKAVNFGIAYGQGAFGLAENLGISRGEAKDIIDRYFARFKNVRDYIEGTVKVAHEQGYVETLFGRRRYIEELKSKNMMLKKFGERAAINAPIQGTASDLVKKAMIEVHEKVPTRMLLQVHDELVFEDREENLQRFVPELVRIMESVATLKVPLKVNYSIGNNWDEAH
- a CDS encoding mannose-6-phosphate isomerase (COG2942 N-acyl-D-glucosamine 2-epimerase); protein product: MNKTWQENIQFFSQWLQQHVLPMWGTNGFDEDHGCFEETLNFQGEAVAVPRRAMVQCRQIYSFLKGAELGFYPEDLAKSKASQSADLLLKIYRNDDGSFVHSALADGKVHDSTRDLYTQAFVLFGLAQVYKVNRKKEYKDAALSLVTYLNSQRKVKTGGYTEIEKNGDITFKTNPHMHLFEGALAWLAIDDDSTWKVLCDHIYMMTKTKFINPDLGVLGEYFDENWNSIKVEGRFIYEPGHQFEWAWLLAWYEELSGVSCRGLRQRLYTLAEEHGINPSNGTAYDELWSDFTPKLTSSRFWPQCERIKAAVKLGAEARGEEKEFYKKNADNAVAVLMRFLQTPQQGFWYDQIKEDNTLEGSSSKASSLYHIINAIDEYMTYRPKL
- a CDS encoding nitrogen assimilation regulatory protein (COG1716 FOG: FHA domain), which produces MLSPQIKTLEIHPKTFVLGDLTTIGSDPTCAFQLHSKNINERHARIEKKDDFYVIRDLRSTSGTLVNGARVLEAILQHGDLIQLGDQELVYTEKKEKPQKFPLTSRNEVWNEELQSLANVAKTEFPVLLLGPSGTGKDVIAQSIHDCSHRRGPLVSVNCSALSETLIESELFGHVKGSFTGAINDRKGAFEAARGGTLFLDEIGDLSYALQAKLLRALENNEIRPVGSDRNVKTDVRIIAATHQNLSEKIQEGLFRSDLYFRLNVVSVTPPALQFRMEDFDDLLYSFAKQMRVRFSFNAIERLKKHSWPGNIRELKNLVSRVSAIYPQVHILEEHVEKLLDKTLLPANDRDRARIDGSVIKEIERQMIIKRLSANQGNQRRTAKDLGMPKSTLHDRLKYYQIDVQNFKP
- the pyrG gene encoding CTP synthetase (COG0504 CTP synthase (UTP-ammonia lyase)), whose protein sequence is MAQRKATKKVSTAKSRKKALQQKFIFVTGGVVSSIGKGLTAASLGALLEARNHKVTIMKFDPYLNVDPGMMSPFQHGEVYVTEDGAETDLDLGHYERFTDAVMNRANSVSTGQIYDTVINRERRGEYLGGTVQVIPHITEEIKSRIYTAAQGSEVVIVEIGGTVGDIEGQPFLEAIRQMRLDVGPENSVLVHVTYLPYIAAAGELKSKPTQHSVKELREIGLQADFLVCRSEKTIDQGLKGKIALFCSVKPANVIAAEDSRYIYEVPLALHKEKFDELIVKRLGLSPGKPNLKGWQDIVKTLSSPSSKVRIGVVGKYVELTESYKSLHEALTHGGIANKSAVEIVYVDSEKVDAKSAHKLLGKVDGILVPGGFGDRGSEGKIAAIKYAREKRIPFLGICFGMQLAAIEFARNVCGIKDATSREFEAKAKKNANFVVDGVVDSREVLNKNSLMRLGAYPCSLLPNTKVRQIYKADFITERHRHRFEINNQYKPLFEKNGMIASGINKERDLIEVLELPDHPWFIGVQFHPEFKSKPLDPHPLFVHFVKASLKKK
- a CDS encoding flagellar protein required for flagellar formation (COG1580 Flagellar basal body-associated protein) — its product is MTDPNTTTKVESATDEEGFEESEDLLSLESLDSIISEEDPEFSASLLAIGPPEELSASIYDEGLAFEYTLDEEVRRWSEGSELRKKVYARAPFVPAFIYGYNVRRSAFRLALEKEKIRTIDFFRNIVPNTKSGIQRLSLAIKGSLNSFKKTFAGFSKLKKVSFVVLLMATVPLLVVAFLGIKGRLVAPPEDLFIGSLAEISDQNILATEVGTMESFYDSPRISQNILLLRRMVVNLQRSENSGPNPMGAFEFYIEGTGNDVLVEIKDREAEVEDLFARTAEELNYDQIESAEGKRLLCDRLRKEVNRILTQGMIRKVFLKTAIIKP